A stretch of DNA from Acanthopagrus latus isolate v.2019 chromosome 7, fAcaLat1.1, whole genome shotgun sequence:
ATTTATGTTTGATTCATCAGTGGACACGAGGCGTCCTCTGCTTCACTGGACAGTCCAGTCTCAGTATTTGTGCACTCGAGGCTTCAAgtttcagtttaattatttGCTTATTATTTGATCAGAACTGGTTAACAAACTATTCGTAATGTTACAAATCAAGCTCCTAGTGCCGCCTCTTAAAATTAGATGttcagtgagcacagagaaCATTTACACTTTCAGTGGGTGAATGTGAAAACCTACTTCTTGTGTCAAACTCTTCCACATACATCATtttacacagtgaagctcaaagaCTGTAACGGTGTCTCGTATGATGAACCCATCGTATGATGTCAGTTATAGCTGGCAACCACGGCTGCAGTAGAGCCATATATGTTTtttgataaaaatatatattcatcaTCTGTTACatagttacacacacacacaaattaatatGCACAGATAACACTATACAGGAAAAGGCAAAAACCCAAAAAGCAGAATTTGACCTCTGTAATGTTGCTCCGCTGGTGCTGAGTGTGTAAATGAGGTCATAGAGTGTCGAGACGGCTGTTCCATTCAAAGGTACGAGACCAAGTTACATCCCAGTGGGTTTTTctcatggcagacattttgatgtCAAACCAGGAAGAGCAGGTTTAATTAATGACGTTAACAACGGCTGAGTTCCAGCTCAAGCTCTCAGTTTTCAGGAACCTGGTGATTTGCACACTTGTCATTGTCACAATTTGCGGTATTACCCGAATAGAACAGCCTGTGATTTTACTGCTGACTCAGTGATAGACAATGGCAAAattgtattgtgggtaatgtaggcaacaggTTTGTATTACTGAGTGACGTCagtggagccacaaaaggcttaatATTACTTTTTCCCAGAAGTGTAACCCGAGACTCTCTGTGTAAGAAtcctttaaaacatgttgagaCGTCGACCTGTAGATCCcacaatgtcaaactgttccctCGATATTCACGTCACAAACTTCTTCTTTACAACACGGTGTCGCTAAtttgcttttcctctctgcagggtTGACAGAATGATGATTGTGGCAGGAGACTATTCTCTGGCCATCTATGAGGGAACAGAGCAACAAATCATTCCCCAACTTTTGGTTCCCCACCCTGACTACAACagcaccaccaacaacaacgaCATCATGCTTATAAAGGTGCAGCCTGCAAACTATTGAACTCTATATTGAAAGTGAAATCCTTTTCTCCCTTCACTGGTCACACTATCTATCCTCATTTCTCCAGCTGAAGGCGCCGGTCTATCTGAACAGCTACGTGTCCATCGCTCTGCTGCCCCGGCACGACGCCTCCATAGCGGAGGGGAGAGTGTGCCGAGTGTCAGGCTGGGGATACACCAGCCCTGACGGAGGCCAGATCCCCTCCACCCTCCGCACTGTCAAGCTCCCCATCGTCTCCACTGAAAAATGCAACAGCAGTGAGTCCTTCGATGGCAGGATCACAGAAAACATGCTCTGTGCTGGTTACAGCACCGGTGGAAAGGACGCCTGTCAGGTAAGAGCACCTCATTGTTTTTACCCGGTGTGTGGATGCTTGGCATCTGGACAGTTGTAGAAAAGCCGTGACGGGAGATTCtccagtgacagaaaaaacaatggAGCACAACAATGGAGGTTGCAGGCTGTGACAGCACAAACAGTACTTGTTAATCTGTCCAGTTGGGTGCTGGTTTTGGTTGTTTCATTGGATGAAAAATGAAGGATATTACCCGACCTTTCCTTTAAGGACATCAAGTCACCCCTGATGTTTCCTTCTGTCCTGCCGCTTCAGGGAGATTCTGGTGGTCCACTTGTATGCGAGGGCCGGGTCTACGGCGTGGTGTCCTGGGGGAAAGGATGTGCTGATGCCCAGTTTCCCGGAGTCTACACCACCGTGTCCAAGCACCGCAGGTGGATCGACAACACCATATTTAACTACTACAGCAAGTGCAAGAAGGATTAAAACTGAGTGTTATGGAGTTAACTGCTATACACTCACTGAAGActtcatttcaatttcaatccTCTATTTGATCTTTTAATCATTTGTGCaagttatattatatattgcaGGGGTTGTCTGGCATTTTGAGAAACCCTCTTATTCATATTCCTGCTGAGactaaagaataaaaacaaggaagagacaaaatccacctaccagcactGCTAAAACTGACTAATTAAGTTTAGTTAAaccatacaaaaaaaaaaacccaaaatgtaaatttgttgTCACTAAACTCAGATAACTATTTCCAAACTCCAACTTCatattgaacaaaaaaataagtggTGTCAATCTGAAAATTGAAGTCTCTGCAAGAATGTGAATAATATCATTCCCCCAAAATGACGCACTATTCCTTTAAGTTTTCAAGCTTGAATATCTATCATGTCTGTTGTTGATCAGCatttcagagacaaaacaaatgatggcTAATACAATTGCAAACACCCCTCTGTTAccaaaaaaaaggtcattttgatcacatttttcacaaacgTCAAGACTGAGGTGCCAAATCACTGCTGAGACAGCAGAAAATCACAACGTCTTGGAGAAGTATTTGAAATGCCGTGAATACAGAGAATCAAGTCTCGAGTATCGTATGAGTATTCAACACTCAGGCACAGCTGATGGACACAACGACAGCAGTGCAATCCGATACGATAGCTGTGCAATAACAACACAGTCTCATCTCAGCTCGACAAAAGCTGTAGCTTGGTCAGCGGCCTTAAACTTCAAACTGTGACACTTTGCCTCCACATTTTAAGGGCTctttaacatgcaaaaaaaGGCTTACGAGACTCAATCACCCTGACCATCCACCAACTCTGACATTGCTAGCTGATTAAACCGCTGCACCTGAGGGGTGTTTTAATAAGTGATGCTCGAGTGGTAATTAAACTTTGAGGCACAGGGCTGCTGTGATTTCAACACAGAACAGGctggcaaaaaaacatttcctatGTGGAAAACATGCAATGTTGAGTTTGGTGAGACTGAAACTGATGAATGATGAGAAGTCATAAAGTCCCCCTCCCCTCAAATATACATTTCTCTTCTAGATGTATATGCAGAGTCAGTCTGGTCCCATGATTAGTGTGATGAGGAAATGTGAAGCCTCAATGGAGCGGACCTCACAGTGAAGTACAAGACATCTTGTGTCCGGCAgttaaaatgacatttgttcCACAATCTCTGAATATAAGTTGAGTATTTTCTAGACATCTAAAACATCTTTGAGTGATTTATCAAGCAAAACATTTGAAGGTTACAGCCTCTGAAACATAAGGATTTTGCTTATTTCTATTATCATAAATAGAAGAGTTTGGATTCAACAGACACCAGATCTGTTTGAAGATGAAGACTTTCTTGTGACGTGACGATCTAAAACAAATCATGTAATAGATTCATAATAAAAGCAATCATATTTGCAGGAAGTTGTCGATTGAAATGTTGGGTTGTTTGTGGGTTTGTTGCACATCAAAATGGTAAATATTCTACTCTATTAATATTGAGTGCAGACGtaaattttacacaaatgagCTGATTAATTCCCTTACAGTGAAATGTAATCAATTAAAGACCATTAAGGCACACAGAGTTTCTGTCAACCGGGATGTGAACTATTTCCAATTACAGTGATCAAGAATctatatgttgtgtgtgtgagtgtgtgtgtgtgtgtgtgtgtgtgtggtggggcaAGACAAAGCAGCTCCCCCTTTTCCTGAGTTTCATTAGTAAGTCAATGATTACTGCCAATTTCATGTGGTTTATTTATGGACTTGCGGTGTTGTAAACCCGGCACTGTACATGAAGCACCTTTTGAGAGAGCGAAATGCATTGAACTAGGTTTTAAAAGAAGTAGAGCGACTGAGAGTGTGTTataaaacaatgacattaactgtagtgttttcttgttttatacACTTTAATAAAATACCGATCATCCCGCTCTGGCTTTCTTTATTCGCAATTAGAGCGCCTCCCTGCCCGCTCCTGGCTCCTGAGTGGATTACACAAGCTGTTTGGACAGATAACTTGCAAAAGTCCTTCTTCACGCTGTGTCATTTATACAACAAGTGGAGTTAAATGGCTGCAGGGGGGACAATTAATAAGTCAGTGTGCtgattaatttttaaaaaactacagCAATCCCTTTTGGTTCTCGGAGAGTAACTCTTTAACACCTGTcgcaaaaaaaacagcagaaggaACTACCCCAGAACTGGACTACCTTCATGAAATATGCATGCAGCCGGCCGGTCCCTCGGAACAATCTGTGTGATGGCTCTGAGGCGACGCTTCCTCGGCCAACAGTGATTCAGTAAAGACGAGCAGGTGGACGGGGGGAGCCTCCGCCAGGTGGAATCAGTACCGCCTGCTTCACACCTGATAGGTGTTGGTGCATCACAACAGAATGAATAGTTGATGGCCTACTTTATCGGCCTCTCTGGTTTCAGCGCTCTGTGATGATGGGTGTGTCGGTGCCCCATGTGATTGATGGGTTTCAGGTCCTTTATGCCTCTGATTTTAACAGGCTTGGTTACATAAAGGACGGCTCCTTTTGTTCGGGCATGAGAAGGCCTCTCAGGAGACCGTCAGAGTGTATCTCCTGACATGGCTGATCCACAGTTCCCCCTATATGTTCTCCGGCTCACAAAAGGAGAACGTCTCTCTCTGGGTTAGTGTGTTTCATGTTCGAAAAAAGTATTGATTGAAGCGTATGGATTGTGACACCGTCCCACGCAGCTTCTCCCAGCGGACTCTGCTTTGTGGCAGCTTGGAAGACAAAAAcacgttgttgtttttttttttacaatcataATGGCTTCTTTTCCCCAAACTAGGCCACCAGAATCCATTATTTTCAATATGTGTTATTCATGAAAAGAACAAAGATTGCTTTATTGCCTCAGGCGGACATTAGCCGTATCGGGGACGGATTGGTGTAGTATATACATCAATAGACATTTAGGCAGCGGTGGAAGAATTTCTCCGATGTTTTACGTGATGTGGAACAGACGACTTTTCCCATCCAGCGTTTTCCAAGCGTTGGCTTTTTTGGTGATGCAGTTGGAAAGGCAATTGGATGGTTTAAATCTTCCTTAAGAGGGAATTGCAGCaagcaaaacatttattcattcatttcagtgttgccagatgggaaatgtgaaaaattatcAAAACTGTGAGACAAAATaggtgtaaatgtgtaattttacagacctacacatttaaaatcaataacTGGGCTTACTGGTGCATTCAAAACACAGCATACTTGGGTGAGAAAGTTCAAGCTCCGCCTACAAGTCGCCTTGAACGAACGTTCAGCAGTGAGGATCCATGTTTTGCTGTCCTGGTCATGTCAGaccacacacattcagcatcaCAAACCAGTCAGATTCTTATCGATCGTACATCGTACAGAGGGCGAAATTATCGCACTAATATGATTAAATATCATAACTCAGGCTGATTCATTTAGTCTGTAACAGAGACGTGAAAGCAGATGCAGACTGTGCCAGGCTGCCGGGTCACCAGTCAGCCTTCAGTTCCCTGAGAGAGTTTTGTTCCTGCTGGCAGACCAAAGTGCTCGGTGGAAACATGGGTTTACAGGGAGCCAACCTAAACGCAGATGGTGAAATTATACTGTgccaatcaacatttacttcatcatgatacattaaagcaaaacaaactgcCAGTTTAGGTAAAAGTTCCAGTACAGCAAAGTAAAAAACGAAAAAGATTAAATCCGGCTTAAAgggggaagaaactgttctgcAGGAAAATGCTTCTGACAGATTGATTCATGTAGCATTTTACTGTTGAAGCTAAATCATGCACAAACTTTTCTCAAATtgaaattgttgtttgttgtaaaatgttggggaaaaaaatcatttaaataagcCATCTGAGAGGTTCAGAGGCCATCAGACATCTGACAACTCAGATATCTGAAGGCACCAAGCCATAAGGTTTAATATGTAACTATCCAGTTTATTTTATAAGCTAAGCTATATATTCTGGTTTTGTAAGGTAACTACAGCTGTGAGAAAACTATGGAGAGAACAGAATCCTCCCAGGAGTCAGTGGATGAGACACCTGATGAGCCTTTTACACCTGGAAACACAgggaggaatgaaaaaaaaacaaaaacatttcagccatGAGATAACCTTTCCACGTTCTCTTCAACTCTCGTCTGCGCGCCGTTTGTCTGGTGACTTATTTTACTCTTTCAAGTTGTGGAGCCAGAAGTCGAGGAAGGAGCCCCGCTGTTCTGACGTCTTTTACATCatgggagggaaaaagaagaaagaaaaacacagtggaggAGAAGTTTCAACATAacagtacctcaaaattgtacttaaaatTTACACTGCTTGCTTTGCACAGTGTAGTTATCAgacttctgctgctgtctgggcTGAATCCCCCCCGTCACAGCTTTTCAGATTCAGGCACTTTTTTTGAAGACGAACGCTTTGTTAATAgacaagaaacaacaacaaaacagtcacCACCAAAAAGGGAGGCTGTTACAAGAAGATGAGAAAAATGCACATGAGTTATTTGAACCACCAGGGGGCATTTTATCATTAAAGCatgaggtggaggaagaggaggaggaggaggaggaggaaaacaacagatgaGGTGCTGGGCCTGCTGgcatttcctcctctttgatTATAATAAGCCCTTCCTCTGAAGTGTTGTGTCTGCACATGAAAAAGTTACATCACGCTGTTGAATCGAAATGATTGTGATCGTACAAGAATGTAAAACAAAGTAATGAGTGTGCTGCGACTCTGCTGGAGAGGCTTCATTAGACTGACAATgagacagacggagggagggagggaggaagagaggaagagcgtCCCTGCACGGTCCTCTTTACTTATTATGTCCGAGGTTCGAGAGAGACTTGGAGGGCGGACAACTGTTTGAGTTCAGAGGGACGCCAGGAAGCTCGGAGGCATGACAGAGGCTGAGATGAAAACGTGACCAGCCCTCTGTTCAGACGCCAAAGTGCCATTCAGCTTCACAAACAgcctcatgttttgttttttttttttgcttttttccttgTCCgccttctttcctttcttcctctctcttcgGACCCTCCAGAGATTCAAgcactttattctttttttttcttttaaaacaattttttctCCTTAAGCTTTTGACGTGGCTCCAGCcaggaggcttttttttcatgaatctGGGACAACATGCGTGtttaaaatatgcagaggaTGGAATAATTGGCTCAGaggcaatgtttttttttctctttcttcaaaATTAGATTCtgcaattgattttttttttacttttaaagatAAATGCTCAGAGGGGGAATGGCAGAAAATAGTTCCTCTGTGATTCTCTGTCCCGTGTCTCATTGTTACTGTGCAGCCGTGCTTTCGTTCAGTTGTAAAAGCATTCTCGACGTCTGTGTTAGACACCGAGAATAGACGCAGGAGGACAGATTCGCGGCATAATGAGTCGGCTGAGCGACTGAATCAGCCACTCAAGTTCAGACTACTTCCAAAGCCTCAGATAACGGCACTCAGAGTCAATTGTCTTGGCAAGCTTTGAACCTGACAAAGTGACCCATTAGCTAATACAGGGAAATAAGCTGCTGATACTCACAGAAGACAGAATCCTCAATTTAAAAGTTATCATATCTCATATTCGGCCAACACTCTGTGAGGTTATTCGGCTCTAAAACCCATCGTGACTAAAATGGGCCCATTAGTTTCCTCCTGTCCGTCGAGGAGAGTTTGCGGGCTAAACGGAGACGAACAGCTCAAGTGTTGCATCCTGACAGTTTTGGCAGCGCACACCTGGGAGAGTACAGCTGAATATTAAAAACCACTCACGTTTGTGGAGTCAGGGATATGTCAGGACTGGAAATCCATCCTCCACAGCAGCCGGGCCACATATACGTATAGTGTAATACATCAGCTACATGTACTGCCCATTTCTACCCCTGAATAATAAATGTTGTCTATTAAAAGGGAGCAAGAAtacactgaagttagcatgctaaccagctagccccagcttGTAGTGTAAGAGGTGGTAGTCCATGTGTTTCAGCTGCGAAATGCATGGGAGATGTAAGTGGAGAGTTTGCGACTAAGTCTAATaaggaaatgaaataaactcaTGAAATATCAAGAAACtagttgggtttttttaacACCCATTTCCTAAAGTACACCTTCTGAGTCATATTCCTCTCTTTTAACAAACCAGGATGGGGTTAATTGCCTTTTTGACaaattttaaaatcacatttacacatCCAAATAGACTTCAAGGAAATAAAACCTCATTAAAACAATCTTTCCAAAATCACCTCtcagttgaagaaaaaaaaaaactctccctGTATTCGGCCACATCATGCCTCTGTCCCAGTCTGTTGGTGTCTTCTCATCCCAAAGACATATGGTGCGTTTGATTTGAACTGGGATGTCAGAATTTCTGAGGTCCCAGTCGGCAATTTCAACTGGAACGCCCCCTTAAACACAACTCATCGGCCCCCAACCacaaaatccaagatggctgaTTGGCACAGCAGAAAAAACTGTTGGAATTAGTGTTAATTAGCACTTCTGTCTCATTTCTGTCTCACTGACATACTTACATGCAAACTATACAACTTATATCTGTGGACATGTTGCTTCAGTGTTTATGTGCACAAAATATTATTGCATTCCCATCATTAGCCATTGTTAGCAGTGGTGCTAATAATGGCTGACCTGACTGAAACTGGTTTCACAACTTGCTTTACTTGAGTGCAGCCAAGTCATGTTATGAAGTCGTTCTCAGCCCTGATTTTCGAGGTAAATCTAATGCACCAATATACCAATTGCCAGTTCGAAGCGAGGGGATACATCACACCTCATGTCATCGGAGGTTTACGGTGCACCAGTCAGCTAATAGGACCTcttagctagctgctagcatggcagcttgttgctgcagctgaagctgtGATCTGGTCCCCTATAGTTTTGGAGCAACCCATTGGGTTCTTgtcatttcttacaaattgcacctgAATAGTGAGCCACTGTGTCGGACGAGCGTCTTACATTACTTTATTGAGGGGCCCCTGTGTGATTTGGGGTGTATCTCATCAAGCTGCCAAACACCCAGATGTGGGAGATTATCTTGGTTACATAACACGAAAATCCTTAGACAAAGAGACATCTGCTAAGCTGCAACTCAAGTGGTAAACAATTAGATAACCGAGTTTGCGGCTTCAGACCCACATCTTTTTGGCTGggcaaaagcaaaacacatttttggcaaatcatgtttttaatagttCCATTCCAATGGACACAGGGTCCGAAAGGGGTTAAgttcaatgtaaaaaaaaataaataaataaaataatgtcagCCTGAAATGGTTCGAGGCGCAGGGAAAATAGAGAGTGATTAGTGTTTGGAAGTAGGATGGGGATGATAATTGCGAGTAACAGCGCTTCAGTTTGcatgaaagacatttttaccACGGAGGATGAGAGAGATGTGAAGTGTGTCATCTCTTTTCATCCCCCCTCGACAGTGACGGCAGAGAGTCTGGAAGGAAACTCTTGGAGTGCAtggttgaaaaacattttacagagtttatttgttcattaattACTAAATGCAGgccagaaaaaaatgcatctaTGGATTCGGTCTTTAACACGTAAAGACTGAATGACAAGACGTGTTTTTGAAATACTCCTTCCACCCTCCCCCCTCTTTATGCCTGCGTTCTCTTCCATGTCCTTTTTGCTGCTCAGTAGATTTATCAAGTTTCCCCTCAGAGGATTAGCAGAAAGTAGAGCACTTTAATCATGTTTCCTAACTTAGGGCTGCCATCAAAGGGAGGCAGTGCTTTGTTCTTTTAGGAAGATATTGCTGATAACCCCCTCGAAGCCTCAGATCAGAAACCTCCTGACATTATTCCCCCACCTCTttactgacaaaacaagacttgcTTGTAAAAACCTGTGTATTGTCATGGCACCTTTAATTATTAATGTTCTCTAAAGTTTCTTCAGTGGCAGAAAGTGATGAAGTACATCTAAGTACTGTAACCAGGAACAGTAAGAACCTACCTGTACCTCCGTTTTATGCAGCTTTATACGCCTAATGcacagacaacagaaaatacaacaccTACAAACCTCCTCTAACATAAAATCAGTCCTCAAGAAAAAGTTTCAGCAAACCGCTGGTCCATTCACACTTCTACATGTCATAGGCCATGttccatattgacatttctacaaaaagTTGGAAGGTGAAGATACAGATGAgagggctgccaagccagtgaccactgttcaagactgtgttttaacatttgtaggTGTGAAACTTGTGGATGTGTTTGATGAGGAACACTGATGTTTCAAAATTTGTAAGCGCAACAACTTAACAACACTTTAAAGAGACCTCTGGACAATTTCCACATGTctaatgacaaaaaacaaacaatttttgaGGTGAAGTCGGGAAAATATCAACTCATGTTTGTGGCGTTTGtgattttaagccaaaacatgatctttccctgaccaagtgggttttgtgcctaaacctaaccagatcataaaCACAGTATTGTCACAAGCTAAAATAGAATTAAATATAAAGAGACATAAAGTTACAACAGGTTTGCACAAAGGTGCATTGCATTTATTCTGACAGTTGGGTTAGAGAATATTCAAGGACAACTATTCATACGGAAAACACAACTGTACCTGAAGAGACGtaactaaagaaaacaaactttcatacaaaaaaagaaaatgcaagaTACAAAATCATACAAGGACAACTATTCATACGGAAAACACAACTGTACCTGAAGAGACGtaactaaagaaaacaaactttcatacaaaaaaagagaatgcaagatacaacaaaatattaaaaatgacagaaaatatgaacagaccacatcaaaatataaagagaaatatatatataactatgGGGAATGGCAACGTTACTAACCCTTTGAAAATGATGAACAAATCCCTCTGaacaaatgaaactgaaagatGCTTTTACTCTTTTGTGTCCCCAGTGAAATGAAATAGAGCAAACTGAAGGTGTACAGAGGGGGCTGGGTATCAAAGGCTTCCGTTAAGACAACAAAGTAAACCTGCAGGCATCCGGATATTTGGAAAGCAAGCGAGTGCAGCTCTGATGCGGGTAGCCTAGTTTGATGTGACCTTTGATGGTCAGTTAACTAGGTTGTAGAAACACTCACAACATCCCTCAACCATAGAGAACAAGGGCAGCAAAGAAGTCTCAACAGAGCAGAGTGTCCAGCTGATAATCTGTGTGGATGAGGTCTGCAGTGTGTCAAccagaggtggatttcatcatTCGATGTCGAGATTCAGTCAGTCCATCAGTCAGTTCGGCAGAAAGAATCGTTCATGTGGTTTGTTCATTCATTGgttcagttgtgtttctggtaCGTGGTTTAGTGGTGAATCATGTAATGCACAGGTCAGCAcaacactgtagttcaaggcaaGTACATCgctgcaacttcatgattaaGTGTACTTTTAGACGACACAATAGTGGACGAtgatcatatcatatcatacgCTCGCTCACTAAGCCAagggtgactgactgactgaacgagaAACGAAAAcgaaattaaatgttattttttgtttgtttgttttttttaatggaaacggttgctatgctttcctgtttctcattggctaaaattcAACGATGTTGTCGTAGACTCAGCATAcgattggctggctctcagtcctcttcaccactctgataaTTCCAGTTCAAGACTTCCAAACAGTATATCAAGTCATTCAAATGAGCTCCAACTATGACATCACAAAGGTGTGACGAA
This window harbors:
- the LOC119023078 gene encoding trypsin-3, producing the protein MSQLCRLSSVWGTEVAQERIVGGYAPVPHSIKYIVSIQTTQRQHFCGGSLINKYWVLTAAHCNVGVDRMMIVAGDYSLAIYEGTEQQIIPQLLVPHPDYNSTTNNNDIMLIKLKAPVYLNSYVSIALLPRHDASIAEGRVCRVSGWGYTSPDGGQIPSTLRTVKLPIVSTEKCNSSESFDGRITENMLCAGYSTGGKDACQGDSGGPLVCEGRVYGVVSWGKGCADAQFPGVYTTVSKHRRWIDNTIFNYYSKCKKD